A window from Cydia amplana chromosome 12, ilCydAmpl1.1, whole genome shotgun sequence encodes these proteins:
- the LOC134652980 gene encoding tRNA (cytidine(32)/guanosine(34)-2'-O)-methyltransferase-like, with amino-acid sequence MGKTSKDKRDIYYRLAKEEGWRARSAFKLLQINEEHNIFEGVLRAVDLCAAPGSWSQVLTKKLRQNAQNEDEVKIVAVDLQAMAALPGVKQIQGDITKLSTANEIIKEFEGLKADLVVCDGAPDVTGLHDIDEYVQSQLLLAALNITTHVLKDGGIFVAKIFRGKDVSLLYSQLKQFFKFVTVSKPRSSRNSSIEAFVICQNYQPPDGYIPTMVNPLLDHKYCDFNQFTGPNRYIVPFNACGDLSAYDSDTSYPLLLDGQTSYEYKEPVQGPINPPYKEVLDKTKNLQLQ; translated from the coding sequence ATGGGTAAAACATCAAAAGATAAAAGAGATATCTACTATAGGTTAGCTAAGGAGGAAGGATGGCGGGCCAGAAGTGCATTTAAATTGCTGCAAATTAACGAAGAGCACAACATATTTGAAGGAGTGCTCCGTGCCGTAGATCTCTGCGCTGCTCCTGGTAGCTGGAGCCAAGTACTTACAAAGAAACTTAGACAGAATGCTCAAAATGAAGACGAAGTCAAGATAGTGGCAGTCGATTTGCAAGCTATGGCGGCTCTGCCGGGCGTCAAACAAATACAAGGCGACATAACCAAGTTATCGACGGCTAATGAAATCATTAAGGAATTTGAAGGATTAAAGGCAGATTTAGTTGTTTGCGACGGAGCTCCAGATGTAACAGGTCTGCATGACATTGATGAGTATGTCCAATCACAACTTCTCCTTGCTGCCTTGAACATTACTACACATGTTCTCAAGGATGGAGGTATATTTGTGGCTAAAATATTTAGAGGGAAGGATGTGTCACTCTTGTATTCACAGCTGAAGCAGTTCTTCAAGTTTGTTACTGTGAGCAAACCCCGCAGTTCAAGAAATTCAAGTATTGAAGCATTCGTGATATGTCAGAACTACCAGCCACCAGATGGCTACATACCCACCATGGTGAATCCTCTGCTGGATCATAAGTACTGTGATTTCAATCAGTTCACTGGCCCTAACAGATATATTGTGCCATTCAATGCATGTGGGGACTTAAGCGCATATGACTCTGATACCTCATATCCTTTGCTATTGGATGGACAGACATCTTATGAATATAAGGAGCCAGTTCAGGGCCCTATCAATCCACCTTACAAAGAAGTTTTGGACAAGACAAAAAATTTGCAGTTACAGTAA